From a single Leptospira levettii genomic region:
- a CDS encoding ABC transporter ATP-binding protein — MNSVLIENLSKDYHGFSKPWKRILAGLSFGYLGIDSKFTAIDSLNLKVSPGEILGIIGRNGAGKSTLLKLITGVIQKDKGTLQVNGSVRALLELSVGFNPELSGEENVYFNGLVWGYKPKEIKSLSDTIFSFAELEEFRYTPLKNYSSGMAMRLGFSLATAKRPDILIVDEALAVGDASFQQKCLKRIREFSALGTSILVVSHDLGLVSYFCTRALLLDKGKLLYEGNPKETIEQYMHVLAGETSPSDSYSSNSIQNLHVSIQNQNGVSSNVFFIGTKVCLRLTFQSDGLLEDVTVGFHIDNEKGIRIFGTNTHHLGDGKRSFQKGKEYQVEFVFPIQFSQGKYTIGVSIHKGESHIEGSYFWRESILDFEVESGKIEKFVGICHIPTEFHIRED, encoded by the coding sequence ATGAATTCTGTATTGATTGAAAATCTTTCCAAGGATTATCATGGGTTCTCCAAACCTTGGAAACGAATCCTTGCGGGTCTTAGTTTTGGTTACTTAGGGATTGATTCAAAATTTACAGCAATCGATTCGTTGAACTTAAAAGTAAGTCCTGGAGAAATACTTGGCATCATTGGAAGGAATGGAGCTGGCAAATCGACTCTTTTAAAGTTAATCACAGGTGTGATCCAAAAAGATAAGGGTACTTTACAAGTGAATGGTTCCGTTCGTGCCTTACTTGAATTAAGTGTTGGATTTAACCCAGAATTGTCAGGTGAAGAAAATGTATACTTCAATGGTCTTGTGTGGGGATACAAACCAAAAGAAATCAAATCGTTATCTGATACTATCTTCTCTTTTGCGGAACTGGAGGAGTTTCGATACACTCCCTTAAAGAACTATAGTTCTGGTATGGCAATGAGACTTGGTTTTAGTTTGGCGACTGCAAAACGACCAGACATTCTCATCGTAGATGAAGCCTTGGCTGTGGGAGATGCAAGTTTCCAACAAAAATGTCTGAAACGAATTCGTGAATTCTCTGCATTAGGAACTTCTATTCTAGTCGTGAGTCATGATTTAGGATTGGTTTCTTATTTTTGCACACGTGCCCTTTTATTAGATAAGGGCAAACTTCTTTATGAAGGTAATCCAAAAGAAACAATTGAACAATACATGCATGTGTTAGCTGGTGAAACGAGCCCATCAGATTCCTATTCTTCCAATTCCATTCAAAATTTACATGTTTCCATTCAAAATCAAAATGGTGTATCCTCAAATGTGTTTTTTATCGGAACAAAAGTTTGTTTACGACTAACCTTTCAATCCGATGGGTTGTTAGAAGATGTAACCGTTGGTTTTCATATCGATAATGAAAAAGGAATTCGTATTTTTGGAACCAATACCCACCATTTAGGTGATGGCAAAAGGAGTTTCCAGAAGGGAAAAGAATACCAAGTCGAGTTTGTATTCCCGATTCAGTTTTCCCAAGGAAAGTATACCATTGGCGTTTCAATCCATAAAGGTGAATCCCATATTGAAGGGAGTTATTTCTGGCGGGAATCCATCTTAGATTTTGAAGTAGAATCAGGGAAAATTGAAAAATTCGTAGGAATTTGTCATATCCCAACAGAATTCCATATCCGAGAAGATTAG
- a CDS encoding ABC transporter permease, producing MEKLSILWALVRRDYALQYAGSFLGISWMFLQNLVLISLYALVFLVLNLRNPSTQEDFTAYLLTGLLYWIPIQELLVRGTGILTDNRSLLKRSSLGIDLFLWIPFVQFLIHSFITSIPVFLYLGYSGTLNLTGIFFGYTVLVLSGLYLMLLLHYLSRLNILLKDISPLIRLVSQLVFWGIPVLYYPTGYLKQWNEWNPFTIPLDVFRTTVISGFQSQFEWLHITPFLLFFFLVYLLAKRKFQSVILDHL from the coding sequence ATGGAGAAACTATCCATACTTTGGGCTCTCGTTCGGCGTGACTATGCTCTGCAATATGCAGGTTCCTTTCTGGGAATCTCATGGATGTTTTTGCAGAACTTAGTGCTCATTAGTTTGTATGCCCTTGTCTTTTTAGTCCTCAATCTTCGAAACCCATCCACCCAAGAAGATTTCACGGCGTATTTACTCACTGGCCTTTTGTATTGGATACCCATCCAAGAATTACTCGTCCGAGGCACTGGCATCCTTACCGACAATCGTTCCCTGCTCAAACGTTCAAGCCTTGGCATAGATCTATTTTTATGGATTCCATTTGTCCAGTTTCTCATCCATAGTTTTATCACATCCATTCCGGTGTTCCTTTACTTAGGGTATTCAGGAACATTGAATCTAACAGGAATCTTTTTTGGCTACACAGTCCTTGTTCTGTCTGGACTCTATCTGATGTTACTATTACATTATCTTTCACGTCTTAATATTCTTTTAAAGGATATTTCACCTTTAATTCGTTTGGTGAGCCAATTGGTATTTTGGGGGATCCCTGTTTTGTATTACCCTACAGGATATCTAAAACAATGGAATGAATGGAATCCATTCACAATTCCATTGGATGTGTTTCGCACAACTGTGATTAGTGGGTTTCAGTCTCAGTTTGAGTGGTTACACATAACACCATTTTTACTTTTCTTTTTTCTTGTTTATTTACTCGCCAAACGGAAATTCCAATCCGTGATTTTGGATCATCTTTAA
- a CDS encoding LIC12298 family protein, with the protein MIVRSIQQPAYNRHKDSGLAGQGPKKGFAQNQSGKTFEEYLMEAFQGEVVQKGNWVSPNLSDLGQKNLRKM; encoded by the coding sequence ATGATCGTTCGATCCATCCAACAACCCGCTTACAACCGCCATAAGGATTCTGGGCTCGCTGGCCAAGGTCCTAAAAAGGGATTTGCCCAAAACCAATCCGGAAAAACCTTCGAAGAGTACCTCATGGAAGCATTCCAAGGTGAGGTGGTCCAAAAAGGAAATTGGGTATCGCCAAACCTATCCGACCTAGGCCAAAAGAACCTAAGGAAGATGTAA
- a CDS encoding LIC_11959 family protein — MKFFWYTNFFHKVLLQWKHLRNQYIPIQTKIFLSPIQIFGFIGFLFLSSSLFAETDSKYTGPISRSEKRILDGKIEFQKTGIFPLEWKLYFKGKQGDFVVFYDLNGDEIHFRYRRNKFDLDAEFFVKDLFIGNPYLVKGEWIGYYYYAVDERGKRSSLPTPKKLPGEKNEFIDKQSIPIFQLQTYQEIRTDDLLY; from the coding sequence ATGAAATTCTTTTGGTACACAAATTTTTTCCATAAAGTTCTCTTGCAATGGAAACATTTACGAAATCAATATATTCCCATCCAAACTAAGATATTTTTATCTCCGATACAAATTTTTGGATTCATTGGTTTTCTATTTCTATCCAGTAGTCTTTTTGCAGAAACGGATTCCAAATACACAGGTCCTATCTCTCGTTCCGAAAAACGAATCTTAGATGGTAAAATAGAATTCCAAAAAACGGGAATTTTCCCATTAGAATGGAAGTTGTATTTTAAAGGGAAACAAGGGGATTTTGTTGTATTTTATGATTTAAATGGAGATGAAATTCACTTCCGGTATCGTAGGAATAAGTTTGATTTGGACGCAGAATTTTTTGTCAAAGATTTGTTTATTGGTAATCCTTATTTAGTAAAAGGTGAATGGATCGGATACTATTATTATGCAGTCGATGAAAGAGGAAAAAGGTCCTCTCTGCCCACACCCAAAAAACTTCCTGGCGAAAAAAATGAATTTATCGATAAACAATCCATTCCAATTTTTCAATTACAAACCTACCAGGAAATCAGAACCGACGATTTGTTGTATTAA